Below is a genomic region from Amyelois transitella isolate CPQ chromosome Z, ilAmyTran1.1, whole genome shotgun sequence.
TGGCATTAACCTTGTTACGAAATGACGAAATTTTATCGGTACTAAATTTACAGACGCGCTGCAGCAGTGAATCTCGTCGTTTTTCATATGTATGATAGTAGCAGTTATTGTTCAATCAATGAtcgcttttaattaaaataatcaattgaaatgtattttattagttttgttgttactttttcacatTCTATCTACTTAATCGTCCGGAAAGAGCTTTCGAAAAATGAGCATTGAACaatgattataatattaccATACAAATGTAAAGCATGGATTTGCTTTTTTCTGAGTCTTATATTCTAGTATCGGTTATATATCGGTTTCTGTAACGTTGCGGTCGGTACTATAGGGTAAATGGAAAGGATACAGGGTATTGCCAAAAAGGAAGTTTGTGAAGTGATATTGTAAGTAGATTATTACTAGATTAAAGCTTAGTTGAACTTAGCATGTAAGATAATAAATTGGAATGATTGAAATAAAGAATGGAATCATCTGTCAGCgacttttatttaacaatatcttaatgttataatattttagtgaCGACATTACGCATGAGGTCGTTTCGATTTTCACCTTAATACTTTTAGTTTGCCCAAAGCAGGGCGAACTGGAGCCTGTACATCtcttagaattaaaattatattagtaggtaatacaaaataacaagTAAAATACAAGCTTATAAAAGTTAATCCTAGATTTTGGCAAGTATTTggtacaaaaattatttcagtgTTTCCAGCCGGTGCCTCCGCAGATTAAGCCATGTGCTGTCCTTTGCACATGCGCCAGTAGACGCCCTTCATGTTGAACAGCTCCGAGTGTGTGCCACGTTCCACAATTTTACCTGAAAGTAAAATGAATAGCGTTATAATACACGATAGTTATTATACGAGTAGTTgtcaagtttaaaaaatcaaaggaTCGTTTCAAAATGAACCAAAAGCGATTTGTGTGGCAATTTGGTTAATTCAGGAATacctttttatgttttcattgTGAAGCTAAAAAAAGGAGGTAGATTTCTTTGAATCTTGGTTCGAATTTTTGCTCTTCAGTCTATCTGTACCCAGATTTTTCAATCTCTGGTTTGGTAATTGAAGCGTTGACTAAAATATACCTTTATCTACAACACAAATGACATCAGCATCCTTGATGGTAGAAAGACGATGGGCGATTGTGATACACGTTCGGCCTTGGGCTGCTTTCTCCAAAGCTTCCGTCACCGCCTGTAAATTTTATAGTGGTGGCTTAGGAAGGTCACTGgtaaaaatttgtattattaagcAGTCTTAATAATACGATAAAAAATCgaactaaatacatataaaattacttataacatgaattcaaaaattttacccGAAGAACTTGTGCTTATAATGAGTGCTTGTGTTCTGAGCTTGTGCTAATAATTAGAGATGTCAGTTGCTATCAGTAGGTACACCCAAcagataaatatgaaattccCTAACGGTCCTCCTTATTTCGGAACGACTTCAGACTCTGTATTCAACAAAAAGTTGGCGATTTCACACTTCACTAACACGAACGATTCACAAACTTTTTTTAGAGAttcctttaaataaattcattgctGCTTACCCTCTCGCTGTTTGCGTCGAGAGCAGAAGTAGCTTCGTCTAGTAACAGCAGCCGCGGCGATCGTATCAGCGCACGCGCAATGCACACGCGTTGTTTCTGCCCACCAGACAGTTGTGCACCTCCAGATCCCAAATTCGTGTCGTACCCCtgttaagaataaaaaatccaTGTAGAAACGCATGACCATTCACATGTAAATGTTTCTTTAAATCATCTCATATGAGCGCTTTAGATGGGATAGAGCACGGGGTACGCTTTTTTCACTTTTCagttacctttatttttagttcCTTGGCTTGCGTATTGGTCGCGTGTCCACTCTCTCTTTCTAATTTGATTGTTTTAGTTACATCCTCTGTAATTATAAACTTCTGCATACTAGCTATCTCTAGTATATACAGATTATCTAAAGATATCCCAAGAACTTTTTAGCCATAGTTACTTTTGTTAAAGTCTTAGTAGTCCTTAGGCAAGGCGATAAAGGTAGAGGCACATATACATGTGAATAGTTACTTTTACTGGCCATTGACTTACCTTAGGCAGAGACGCGATAAAGCTGTGAATATTGGCGGCCTTAGCAGCGGCGATAATCTCGTGCATAGAAATCTTGCGGTTATTGTCTCCGTACGCTATGTTCTCCGCCAGGGTACGGTCGAAGAGGACAGGCTCTTGCTGCACCACCCCCAGTTGACGACGGAGTCGGGGGAGCGTCAGACCACTGTGGATGTCTCGGTCGTCCAGTTCCTATAATGGCcaaaaaatttgtaatttttagttgtaaaacaaatatcataTTAGTATTATACTATAGTAGATACTAGGCATTAGCGATTGTAGACGGCCTAAGAATACTACCAAAGATAACTGATGATTCACGTGACTGTTTAGGTTAATTGGTCTCACGACGAGCTTGCCTATGTTCATAGACTAGGCTTACCAAAGTATAtgaaaataggtacttatttagaATCAATGCTTAAGACGTTGCtttattgcttttattatacttatttcctTACACTGTTAtggagaaaaaatataatcaatccAAAGTATATATCGGCTATAGGaccaaataaaatgaaataaatgttttaagatagctctttaaataatttatttactctcCACTCTATCTATACTCCACATTAAGAGAATTTTGTTCCGTTATCCTTTTGCTTTCTTTATCCGTATTTCCCGCTCGCGTAAGCGCTTTTCCCTCTCAAATTCCTTCAATCTTAAGACATAGTCGTCTTTCTCGCAGTTGAGGTAAGCGTGTTTCTCATGGGCACACTTTAGCAAGAAGGGCATGTTCTTGTAGCGACACATGTGGTATTTGATGAGGAGATGGGCACAATAGTCCCGGTGTTTGAGTGGTATCCTGGCGGATTTGAGGTCGTCCTCGCACGCTAACATCACGCGTTGCCCCCTTTTGATGTTAAATCCTTTGGCCGGGGGGAAGGATGGCTTATCATTCATGTCCAAACCGATCTCTTTCGTAAGGAATGACCCCAAGATTGTCCCCATTTTGCTTTATGTTTAGGTACCTTCAGTATAAAGATTTGGTGTGATcactaaataaaatctatttatcgtgtaatttcaattttagtcgtttttattatattataactgAAAAGTAACAAAGTTTGAAAGAGTCATGtcaagcaataaaaaaatgtcaaagcATTGGCAGAAGCTTTTTTGACGATCTCAGACCGAAAAGTTAAAAGTACTTAGAAatggaaattaataataaatctcaGTATTTAAATTACCTGTTGGACCTAAAATCTTGGCTTGAGAAAGaacttaatatacataattctTCTTATGATCGGTAAATAGCTATAGCCATAATAGTCTTCATTTATAAGGGTATTGCGTCATTCGTTATTTTTGGTGTAAGCGTATACAAAATAAGACACGTGTCGTTTCGTCTAGATTGTCTCCCATTGACTAACttctcataaaataaaaagcagtTTCTAGTCACTTAAGGgttaaagaagaaaacaatattatatgcACTTACTATGGTTCCCGCATCCGGGTCGTAAAACCTCTGAAGCAGTTGTAGTACAGTAGATTTGCCGCAACCGGAGGCACCAACAAGGGCGACGGTCTTCCCAGCATCGGCCTTCAGGTCCAAGCCGCGGAGAACTCGCAGGTGTGGCCGGGTTGGGTAACTGAACTCTAGGTCTTTCAAGCTGAACTTGCCTGTTGCCGtctgttataaatatataggtaggtacagaTAAGTAAAATCATATTTGGTCGGAACAGATTAAATCTGTCAAATCTTTGTCAAAACAAGGAAGTTGTGGTGAGGTGAGGGTGAGGAGCTTGAATGAAAAGTTGGTTAAATGTGATAAGAAGAAGCAGTAGAAGTAATTTTCAGGGATTGCggtaagtgaaaagatgtttGTAGTCTTTACCTAGCCCTGTAAAAGCTGATTTACTTAGGCTTCTGATTGGGAAGCGGTTGGTGCATTGATCAACATCCTTTTGTTCTATAAGTCTATATTAGTCTATATGAGCAAGTTGGTCATGTGATCTCCGTAAAGCGAATGAGAAAAAGCTTTGTCCTGTGCTTGTTTTCATAttgatttatgttttgtttattgaaataacGTGAGTAGGTATTACGCATTATTACGCATGCgcattacaatatttatgcATTAGTCTAAGCATAGACCAATGCATAAATATTGGGACCTTAAATCCCTACGTTAGAAGCATATAGGCTTTTAATTGGGGCTCTTACAATATAAATCCACGACTTTGTTCTTACCCAATCTTTCTTATCTCGCACGCCATCCTCCGTTCGCACTTTAGGTGTTCTTTTGATAACTGACAGGATCCTGGCGCCACAGTACCGCGCCGAGTTGAAGCTGGGTGCGTAGACCAGGGACTGACCCAACATGTAGGCTCCGTACATAATGGCTTCGTTGACACTTCAtatgaaaaattatcaaattatttatctcaTTTCcttagatgtcgtaaaaggtaactaagggAATTCCTCAATtgcaagcttccatgctgtttaagtagcgaagaaaaaacaatgTGTGCCAACTGCTCCTTCCTTAGGTATACCGTGAAgactgtaaaagtcaatcaatgaaaggccaataaacttgggaatctagACGATGGGCTTTCAATTTGTCACTAtgtgaattttaattccatccagctgaacgtggcctttaaattttgccaagactgttggccctcgGGATAGAGACGAGATATGTAGGTAGAAACTCACAGCAATACAGTCTGGTAAGGCAACGCTTCCCGGGCCACGAGGATTGCACCGTAGACTGTGGCGCTGCAGTACGACAGGAAAGGCACGTATATCCCTAATCCAAGCACCAACCCACGCCATCTTGTTTTCTTAACAACCGCTTTGCATGATTCCATTAAAGATATCTTGAATTTCTCCAGGAATGTTTCTTCAATCCCTGttcaaatacaattttattagtagCATAAGTTAGGCactatattcttatttttatatttaactctTGTATGTACTTTTGTTCTGTATTGATGACTTAATCGGAAAAGTTTATGACTAGGAAGGTAATCCTTTCTCTTTAGGAAAACTGctcttatgaaaataaaaattactcatAACAAGGGTTAATTTTATACCCCAACACAATATATAGGTACGACGTGTCAGAAATCTTCTTATGTTATAAGGTCCGATTATCCATAGTACCTAAGTTAAATcatcatttcattttatacttGTTGCGTTAAGAAGATCAAATAGGTAGAGTGGCACTGACTAACCCAGGCTCTGCACAGTGCGTATACTGACGACAGCCTCGGTGGCGATAGCGTTGGCTGCTTCCATGGCGTCTCGCTCGTCTGTCTGCGACTTCTGGGACACGATGCCTTCTAGCCAGATGCTGCCTACCATCtgagaaataatatatttattagccatgaaatgaaagaaaaagaacaaACTTTGGTTTAACTAGTGATTTCTTATCCAAATGGGATTTCGGTAAATATGATcggaaacaaaattaattaagtcaGTTCAGTAACGTTTTAAGGAGAGACGACATacactacaaaaaaaattaaaacgtcTTACAATAGGCAAGAAGGCAGTGCCGACAAGCGTTAACTTCCAATTATAGCACATGGCCATGATGAAGCCGATAAGCACGGAGCTGACGCCCTGGAGAATCAGCCCTGTGCGAAGCCCTGTGGCGCCCTGCACCTCGGCGGTGTCACCGCTGAGACGCGAGCAGAGTGCCCCGACGGTATTCGATTCCTTGTCGAAGTAGCCGATTTCCTGAAATTTtgttcgtacatacataaatacattcacACCGTGGCAATGCTGCAAGTATTATTGGAACCTTTGGTACGAGATTGCGACAaagctaaataaattttttgacgtttgataaataatgttagaaatagtatagatataaacagtttattttttaattaaattaaatgtata
It encodes:
- the LOC132903999 gene encoding NADH dehydrogenase [ubiquinone] 1 beta subcomplex subunit 7-like, which encodes MGTILGSFLTKEIGLDMNDKPSFPPAKGFNIKRGQRVMLACEDDLKSARIPLKHRDYCAHLLIKYHMCRYKNMPFLLKCAHEKHAYLNCEKDDYVLRLKEFEREKRLREREIRIKKAKG